TACTGCAAGACCTATCCGGCTTCTCGACGACAGCACTTTGGGAAGTGGCCCGCGTGCAGCTCAAGCGCGGCAACCCCTATTCGCTGGCTGTGGTCCTGGTGGAACTACACCGCCGCTGCCCGCCAGTCGCGGGAGGGCGCCCGATCTCATTGGCTTACCATGTATCGGATACACCGGCACCCGTTCCAGCGTCTGTATCTGAGGCAGCACGCGACACCATGCCGGTTGTATCGGATACGCCCCCCTCTCGCCCTGGAGCCGAGCGCCCCGCCGCCCAAGGCCAAGGACTATCCGGGCTGGCTCAAGGCCAAGGCCGTGGCCATGCACCGCTCTGGTGAGACCCGAGAGACCATCCGCGCCATGCTCATCGAGCAGTTCGGGAGGGCGCCGGACATTACCAACTGGAGCAAGACGGTTCGCCGCTGGGAAGCGAGCAACCAGACCGCTCCTGGTTCGTGATGGCCCAAGTCTGGACCATCTCCACTGACCCAATCCCGTTGGGTCAGTCCTGGCGTTACGAATAACGCGCCCCACGGCGGGGCGCTGCTTATAGGCGGCCCCACGACCGCCAAGGGTGCCGTTTGAAACGCGGCCCTTGACCTTGACGCCCACCTTGACCCGGCCATCCCGCTCTCAAGCCCCACCTCCGTCCCGAATCCAGCCCCGGCCGTAAAACGGTTTCGGCGGGGTTTTCCGGGGGTTTTCCGGGGGTTTTGCCGGGGTTTTTCGGGGGTTTTCGCTGGTGCTGCCGATGTCGTGACAACAGCATCAGGCCATGCCCAACGATGCCCCGCCCGGATTCTTCACCTGCCTGCGCCAGCCCGGAGGACTGACGATCTCGGCGGCCACCTGCGCCCAGCTCTACCGGCGCGGGCTGGCCGCTGATCCAGGGGCGGCTGTTCACTGTCGTGGCTGCCCGATCGGGGCCGAGCACGCCGGGCGGGCGTTGCCGGACGCGGACGCGACGCGGAACCTCTCATGCTGCTGGTGCGGGAAATCGCTGGGTGAGGCCGGGCGCCTGGTGCTGGGGCAAACACTGTGCCGCTCCTGTCATGCCCGGCTCGGAGAGTACGCACGCCAGCGGTACCGCCGCCGTTCACCAACCGGCGTGGCGCACCGGCTGCACGTGTTCATTGTTCAAGTCGAGGAAACCGCCGATGACCCTGACCCTGGTTGCGCCCAGCCCTGAAGCCGCCATCGCCCTGGCCCGGCGCCTGTATCCCGATCGGTGCCTCGTCGGCGAGCCGGTCGCCGTCTCGCCAGCCGGACCCGAGGACGCGCGCCGCTTCACCGAGACGGTGAAGACGCTTACCCCCGTGCGTCGAACCCCGCATTCCTGGAGCCTTCAAGCCACACGCCACGCCACGCCGTCTATGAATCGGAGTCATTCATGAGTACCCAAGTCCCCAAGCCGAAACCCGTGATCCTGTTCTTCAAGCCGCCCCAGTCGGCGCGCACGAAGAAGACGCCCACGCCCCCACCCCCACACGGAACCCAACGCCATGGCAACCCCACCGCTGCTTGAGAAAGCCCGCACCCAGGCCGAAACCGCCCATCACCGGCTGTGCGAGGCGCTGCTGTCCGGCGAAGACACCACCGCCGCCCGTCGCGCCCTGATCGAAGCGGAGGCCCGGCTCGCCGAACTGAGCCGCGAGAGCACCCGCACCGGCCCGGACCCTGAGATCGAGGCCGCGATTCAGGCCGAAGCCGCCGCCCTGGTCGCTGAGACCGCCGAGGCGATCGCGGCGCGCGTCAATGCCTTCTCGCCCTATCCGCGCCCCGAGCCGGTCGAGCTGCCGCTCTCGCTGGCCGTCGCCCTGGTGCGCGCCCGGCACCAGCACGCCCTGGTCGAGGCCGATCTGACTGAGCACCGCGCCAAGGAGCAGCGCATCCAGACCCGGCTGGATGATCTCGCCGCCCGTCGCGCGGGGCTGATGGCCCGGCGCCTGGACGGCGATGAGCGCCCCGAGGACGCCGCCGAGCTGGCGCTCATCGAGGCCGACGCGCGCGCCCTGGAGCAGATGCTCGCCGCGCATCGCGCCACACGCCCGACCGAGCCGCGCCATGATCTGCATCACCGCGAAGCGCACTGGCGCCAGACCTGCAACGAGGCAGAGGGCCACGCCCTGCGCGCCCTGGCCGAGCGGTTGCAGCAACACACGATCACCCTGGCTGAGCGTCTGGTGGACTTCAACCGGGAGATCCGCGTCGCGCCTGGCGGCATCGGCTACCGGATGCGTGTCGAGGCGCGTTGGCGTGAGGCCGCCGGTCAAGGAGTCTGGTGAGATGAGCGTCCAGGCCACCATCACACTGGATCGGGGCGGACGCCCGCCGAGCATTCAGCGACAGGCCCGCGCGCTGCTGCGTCGGCATGGAGCGGTCTGGCTCAAGGAAGCTGAGCGGCAGGCCAGCTTGGGCGACCTGTCGGCGATGCGTTTGGTGGTGGATCTGGCCGTCTGGAATCCGAACGATGAAGCCCGCCAAGCCCCGCGTCCCCGTTGACGCTCTGACCCGTCGCGCCATTGCGGCGCGCTTGCAGCGACCGCCCAAGGCCGATGAACAGCGCTGGGTCGATGCGCTCTGCGCGTCCTACCGGAGGCACTTCGGCGAGGAACCCGACCGCGAGGAAGTCCGCCGCCTGTTTTGGGAGGTCAAGCTCGGTCTTGATGGCGACTGGCCGACACCGCGCGTCGAGGACGAACCGGAGCATCCCGGCTGGCTGGCGCTGTGTGCGGAGTCTGCCGTAGCAGGCCGATAGCAGGAGGGATCTGATATGGCGCGATTTCAACCCGGCCAGTCCGGCAACCCGCGCGGCCCCAAGCCGGGCAGCGGCCCGGTCCAGAAGCTGCGGAAGGCCATCGAGCAGGATGCGCCCGAGATCCTGGCCGCGATGGTCACTGCCGCCAAGGGAGGCGACACCGCCGCCGCCAAGCTCCTGTTGGACCGCATCGTCCCGCCCATCAAACCCGAGACCCGCCAACCGGCCGCCCCCGGCCCGACCGATCCCGGCGAGATCCTGCAAGCGGCCGCCGAGGGTCGACTCACCTTCGAGCAAGCCGAGCGGCTGATGAGTCTGGCCGTCGAGCGTGCCAAGGTCGCCGAGTTGGTGGAGATCCAGAAGCGGCTGCGGCGCATCGAGGGAATGCTGAAAAGCCCTGGCTGAACGGTCGGGTTTTCGCCCTTTCTGGCGGAAATTCTGCCGCGCGGTGACTCTATGGTGACTCAAACGAAAACGGCTTAGGCGAGAAACCGCCTAAGCCGCTGTTTTGTTTGGAGCTGGCGGACGGATTCGAACCGACGACCTGCTGATTACAAATCAGCTGCTCTACCAACTGAGCTACGCCAGCATGTGCGAGCGCGTAAATATAGCGCGAAAACGCCGTTCGCCTCAATGCTCGCTGCGAGTCTGATGGCGACAGCTACAGGCTGAAGCAGGCTCATTGAAGAATCAAATCCTTGCTTGGAACAATGTCAATGATGCAAACTCCATCGATCCCCAGGCCACTGTATCCTGCGATGGCCGGAGCGTGACGCACCTGGGTATGTCGATTGCCAAAAACAATTTCGGAGGACAGCATCATGAGTACCCATCAAGCGCAGATGCCGCTGTGTCAGCGGGCTTTTTCGCAACTGCTCATCATCGACGCGCAGGAACGGCTGGCCGCCGCGATGCCGCCGGATGAACTGGACAGGGTCGTCGACAACATCAATCGCCTGATCACGGCCGCCAAGATCCTGGATATTCCGGTGATCGCGACCCAGCACAATTCCCAGGGACTCGGCCCTATCATCGAGACCATCCGTGCCAATATGCCGAAGGTCCACGAGCCGACCGAGAAAACGGCGTTCTCCTGCTGCACCGCGCCCGGATTCGAGCGCAACATCTCCTCGCACCCGGATCGGCGTCAACTGGTCGTCGTCGGCATGGAGGCACATATCTGTATCGCGCAGACCGTCTCCGGCCTGCAGCGCTGGGGCTATCAGGTCTTCGTGCCGAACGATGCCATCATCTCGCGCAAGACCGCCCATAAGGAGAACGTGCTCGACCGGATGCGTTCTTGCGGCATCCAGGTCGTCTGTACCGAATCGGTCGGTTTCGAGTGGCTGGGTGATTCGACCGACGCACAGTTCCGTGATGTCTGGTCGCTGTTCAAATAGCGGCTAATCGCGCTCGCCCGTCACCTCAGCAGATTGATCGGACGCGGCGGGCGCGACGAGCCAGGGCGCGAGCGCCGTGAGCAGACGTTCCAGCGCGCCACGATTGAGCTCGACGACTTCACGGCCGCGCGCGCCCAGACAAGCACGACGCTCCGCAT
The sequence above is drawn from the Allochromatium vinosum DSM 180 genome and encodes:
- a CDS encoding DUF5681 domain-containing protein, which translates into the protein MARFQPGQSGNPRGPKPGSGPVQKLRKAIEQDAPEILAAMVTAAKGGDTAAAKLLLDRIVPPIKPETRQPAAPGPTDPGEILQAAAEGRLTFEQAERLMSLAVERAKVAELVEIQKRLRRIEGMLKSPG
- a CDS encoding isochorismatase family protein, with protein sequence MSTHQAQMPLCQRAFSQLLIIDAQERLAAAMPPDELDRVVDNINRLITAAKILDIPVIATQHNSQGLGPIIETIRANMPKVHEPTEKTAFSCCTAPGFERNISSHPDRRQLVVVGMEAHICIAQTVSGLQRWGYQVFVPNDAIISRKTAHKENVLDRMRSCGIQVVCTESVGFEWLGDSTDAQFRDVWSLFK